In the Topomyia yanbarensis strain Yona2022 chromosome 3, ASM3024719v1, whole genome shotgun sequence genome, one interval contains:
- the LOC131690394 gene encoding differentially expressed in FDCP 8 homolog → MQTVQCLKDGIWSLPSTVHSFLGRDDADKTNVSFTDNSDNGDKNNNNADSDAPIVTDDNDDSGNCDITDNGSSADGIEAEEATVGTVSADSLAFNDDVLASRSHAIPYVLIKENWQLVLEQDATIPEMKSAIIKCKDLVLQCRNDTEERKWLVRHLIELRHRLRELQDVDNDPDAIPSGMKVILGHHFVAQKHYPKCKVYCDHCSGIIWNVVQSSYSCTDCSFAVHHKCIRNVIRICAHVITTEQNLPIECICPEIGLAFQKYTCAECGSQLSCNVSTAISFLGLELKAEKLHTVQPRLCDYSGFYYCSTCHWNDTSIIPARVTNNWDFVPRKVCRASLQQIRLLCERPVINLEQNNPRLFVLVSKLSLVKKYRQKLLHMKRYLTVCRIAEELKLVRDSIGVRRHLMQTVDMYSVNDLFGVENGSLLNFLYKVYGIFERHIRSCVICSGKAYICEICNNDEIIFPFDDHVVSCGKCNSVFHRTCQFRRNTKCQKCVRLQLREQQMRNEILDAANGN, encoded by the exons ATGCAAACTGTACAATGTTTGAAAGACGGCATTTGGAGCTTGCCCAGCACGGTTCACAGTTTCCTTGGTAGGGATGATGCCGACAAGACTAATGTATCTTTCACAGACAATTCCGATAACggcgataaaaataataacaacgCAGACAGTGATGCGCCAATAGTTACTGATGATAATGACGATAGTGGCAATTGTGACATCACTGATAACGGTTCATCAGCAGATGGGATTGAAGCGGAGGAAGCTACCGTGGGCACGGTTTCCGCCGACTCGCTAGCGTTCAATGATGACGTGCTCGCCTCCAGGTCTCACGCTATCCCGTATGTCCTCATCAAGGAAAATTGGCAGCTTGTACTGGAACAAGATGCAACCATTCCAGAAATGAAATCTGCTATCATAAAATGCAAAGACCTAGTGTTACAGTGCAGAAATGACACAGAAGAACGAAAATGGCTGGTCCGCCACTTGATAGAATTGAGACATCGACTAAGAGAATTGCAGGATGTGGACAACGATCCTGATGCTATACCATCGGGCATGAAAGTCATTCTTGGTCATCATTTCGTAGCACAGAAACACTATCCCAAATGCAAGGTATACTGTGACCACTGTTCGGGTATTATTTGGAATGTAGTACAGTCGTCATACAGTTGTACCG ACTGTTCCTTTGCGGTTCATCACAAGTGCATACGCAATGTGATAAGGATTTGCGCTCACGTAATAACAACCGAACAAAATTTACCTATTGAATGTATCTGTCCGGAAATCGGACTTGCATTCCAGAAATACACATGTGCAGAATGTGGATCTCAGCTGAGTTGCA ATGTTTCAACAGCAATCAGTTTCTTGGGTCTAGAACTGAAGGCAG AAAAACTTCACACCGTCCAACCCAGACTGTGCGATTACTCCGGTTTTTACTACTGTTCAACTTGCCACTGGAACGACACTAGTATTATCCCGGCCCGAGTAACAAACAACTGGGATTTTGTCCCGCGTAAAGTTTGTCGGGCTTCACTCCAGCAAATCCGGCTTCTGTGTGAGCGACCGGTTATCAATCTGGAGCAGAATAACCCacgattgttcgttttggtcTCTAAGCTGTCCCTGGTGAAGAAGTACCGCCAGAAGCTTCTACATATGAAACGATACCTGACGGTCTGTCGGATTGCcgaagaattaaaattggtcaGGGATTCTATCGGCGTTAGAAGGCATCTCATGCAAACGGTCGACATGTACAGCGTAAATGATTTGTTTGGAGTAGAGAATGGGTCTCTACTCAATTTTTTGTATAAGGTATACGGTATATTTGAAAGGCATATTCGAAGCTGTGTG ATCTGCTCGGGTAAAGCCTACATCTGCGAAATTTGCAACAATGACGAAATTATTTTTCCCTTCGACGATCATGTCGTTTCTTGTGGGAAATGTAACTCGGTTTTTCATCGAACCTGTCAGTTTCGGAGGAACACGAAATGCCAGAAATGCGTGCGTCTCCAACTCCGTGAACAACAGATGCGAAATGAGATTTTGGATGCCGCCAACGGCAATTAG